In Streptococcus parasuis, the following proteins share a genomic window:
- the pknB gene encoding Stk1 family PASTA domain-containing Ser/Thr kinase gives MIQIGKIFAGRYRIIRQIGRGGMADVYLAKDLILDGEEVAVKVLRTNYQTDQIAVQRFQREARAMAELDHPNIVRISDIGEEDGQQYLAMEYVNGLDLKRYIKENAPLANDVAVRIMGQILLAMRMAHTRGIVHRDLKPQNVLLTTDGVAKVTDFGIAVAFAETSLTQTNSMLGSVHYLSPEQARGAKATIQSDIYAMGIILFEMLTGRIPYDGDSAVTIALQHFQKPLPSVREENANVPQALENVVLKATAKKLSERYKSVAEMYADLASSLSMDRRNEPRIVLEGNRVDTKTLPKLSQVNVENKSQEDSEKNSKELPNNQTSPSKNVSKQALKPRRGMRTRYKVLIGAIVLTIAALGFLIYSTPSTVQVPNVVGETLDVAKEKIEVAGLVVGDVKEEASTEYKEGTVIRTSPGANTSRMEGSKVDIVVASVAMVTVPNLIGSDADSAQKELEDLGFKVTLKKEYSDTVEEGYVIKTDPVANSSKEKGSTITVVVSKGAQPKTVPDVTGKSQDTAKQLLEAAGFIIGTISEEYSDSVAEGNVISTDPQANVELEKGSIVNMVVSKGKEVIMPDLVSAGYTYSEARNQLQSLGVTTIEKQEDRSYTTTTSDIVVGQYPAAGTVIDGPVTLYVSVATTSTNSTSTTGSSSSTSTSSSE, from the coding sequence ATGATTCAAATCGGTAAAATTTTTGCCGGTCGGTATCGAATTATTCGGCAAATTGGTCGCGGGGGAATGGCAGATGTTTACCTTGCAAAAGATTTGATATTAGATGGTGAAGAGGTTGCTGTTAAAGTTCTTCGCACCAACTATCAGACTGACCAAATTGCGGTTCAGCGTTTTCAAAGAGAAGCACGAGCGATGGCAGAATTGGATCACCCGAATATTGTTCGTATCTCAGATATTGGCGAGGAAGATGGCCAACAATATCTGGCTATGGAGTATGTCAATGGATTAGACCTGAAACGCTATATTAAAGAAAATGCACCTCTTGCAAATGATGTAGCTGTTCGTATTATGGGACAAATTCTATTAGCAATGCGTATGGCACATACTAGAGGAATTGTTCACAGGGATTTAAAACCTCAAAATGTACTTTTGACAACGGATGGAGTTGCAAAGGTGACAGACTTTGGTATTGCAGTTGCATTTGCTGAAACAAGTCTGACTCAAACAAATTCAATGCTTGGATCAGTTCATTACCTCTCTCCTGAACAAGCTCGTGGTGCAAAAGCGACGATTCAAAGTGATATCTATGCAATGGGGATTATCCTTTTTGAAATGTTGACAGGGCGAATCCCATATGATGGAGATAGTGCAGTTACTATTGCATTACAACATTTCCAAAAACCCCTGCCATCAGTTAGAGAAGAAAATGCTAATGTTCCACAAGCTCTCGAAAATGTTGTGTTAAAAGCAACGGCAAAGAAGCTTAGTGAACGGTATAAGTCTGTTGCAGAAATGTATGCGGATTTAGCTTCATCACTTTCAATGGACAGAAGAAATGAGCCTCGAATTGTTTTAGAAGGCAATAGAGTCGATACCAAAACCTTACCAAAATTATCACAGGTAAACGTTGAGAATAAGAGTCAGGAAGACAGTGAAAAAAATTCCAAGGAATTGCCTAATAACCAGACCTCTCCTTCAAAAAACGTATCAAAGCAGGCCTTGAAACCACGACGCGGGATGAGGACGCGATACAAAGTTTTAATTGGAGCGATTGTTTTGACAATTGCGGCTTTGGGATTTTTGATATACAGTACCCCTTCTACAGTACAAGTTCCTAATGTAGTTGGTGAAACCTTAGATGTTGCAAAGGAAAAAATTGAGGTCGCAGGACTGGTTGTTGGAGATGTAAAAGAAGAGGCCTCGACAGAATATAAGGAAGGAACTGTTATTCGGACTAGTCCTGGGGCCAATACTTCTAGGATGGAAGGTAGCAAAGTTGACATTGTTGTAGCCAGTGTCGCTATGGTTACAGTACCAAATTTAATTGGAAGCGATGCAGACTCCGCTCAAAAAGAATTGGAAGATTTAGGGTTTAAGGTAACGCTTAAAAAAGAATATAGCGATACTGTAGAAGAAGGCTATGTCATTAAGACAGACCCTGTAGCAAATAGTTCAAAAGAAAAAGGCAGTACAATTACGGTGGTAGTGTCTAAAGGGGCACAACCAAAAACAGTTCCGGATGTTACCGGAAAATCACAAGACACTGCGAAACAACTTCTTGAGGCAGCGGGATTCATTATAGGTACTATTTCAGAAGAGTATAGTGATAGTGTTGCAGAAGGAAATGTTATTAGTACAGATCCTCAAGCAAATGTAGAATTAGAGAAAGGTTCTATTGTTAATATGGTAGTTTCTAAAGGGAAGGAAGTTATCATGCCGGATCTTGTTTCTGCAGGCTACACTTACTCCGAAGCTCGAAATCAGCTACAATCCTTAGGTGTTACCACAATAGAAAAACAAGAGGATCGCAGTTATACAACCACAACTAGTGATATTGTCGTAGGTCAGTATCCTGCTGCGGGCACTGTCATTGATGGACCAGTGACATTGTATGTATCAGTCGCGACTACGAGCACAAATTCTACCAGTACGACAGGTTCCTCCTCAAGTACTTCTACTAGTAGTAGCGAATAG
- the rsmB gene encoding 16S rRNA (cytosine(967)-C(5))-methyltransferase RsmB, producing MELVEISRWEIDLVVNKQESARGLALSVLEQVFDQGAYSNIALNKALESSQLSAQDKGLATELVYGTVSRKMTLEWYLAHFIEDREKLDTWVYYLLMLSLYQLLYLDKLPIHAVVNEAVQIAKRGRGADKFVNAVLRKISQTSLPSPSDIKRKNKRLSIQYSVPVWLVQTLITEYGEDRAEKIFQSLHTRNKASVRVTDSKQVNRLARELGADVSKLSPFGLVKSHGHFAGTDYFKDGLLTIQDETSQLVAPTLDIQGDEIILDACAAPGGKTCHIASYLTTGKVTALDLYDHKLTLIEENAHRLGLTNKIETMRLDASQVHETFGPDSFDKILVDAPCSGIGLIRRKPDIRYNKAAMDFDSLKHIQLRILDSVCQTLKIGGIITYSTCTIIAKENQEVIQEFLANHPNFEQVPLEHPLPDIVVDGCLLITPELYETDGFFISKIRRKS from the coding sequence ATGGAGCTGGTCGAGATATCAAGGTGGGAGATCGATTTGGTGGTCAATAAACAAGAATCAGCAAGAGGTCTAGCTTTGTCTGTATTGGAACAAGTCTTTGATCAAGGAGCTTACTCGAACATCGCTCTCAATAAGGCTCTAGAATCTTCTCAGTTATCAGCACAGGATAAGGGATTGGCGACCGAGTTGGTTTATGGGACGGTTTCTCGTAAAATGACTCTAGAGTGGTATTTGGCACATTTTATTGAGGATAGAGAAAAGTTAGATACATGGGTTTACTATCTACTCATGTTGAGTCTGTATCAGCTACTCTATTTGGATAAACTGCCTATTCACGCAGTTGTCAATGAGGCTGTACAAATCGCAAAAAGAGGCCGAGGTGCAGACAAGTTTGTTAATGCAGTTCTTCGTAAAATCAGTCAAACTTCGTTGCCAAGTCCATCTGATATTAAGCGAAAGAATAAACGGTTATCTATTCAATATTCTGTACCTGTTTGGCTGGTCCAAACTTTAATTACGGAATACGGTGAGGACCGCGCAGAGAAGATTTTTCAAAGTCTGCACACTCGAAACAAAGCCAGTGTGCGCGTGACAGATAGTAAACAAGTAAATCGTTTAGCAAGAGAATTAGGTGCGGATGTTTCAAAATTATCACCTTTTGGTCTGGTAAAATCTCATGGACACTTTGCAGGAACAGATTATTTTAAAGACGGGCTTTTAACGATTCAAGATGAAACCAGTCAATTGGTAGCTCCGACTTTGGATATTCAAGGAGATGAAATCATCTTGGATGCCTGTGCAGCTCCGGGTGGAAAGACCTGTCATATAGCGAGTTATCTTACAACAGGTAAAGTCACTGCATTGGACCTTTATGATCATAAGTTGACGTTAATTGAAGAGAATGCTCATCGATTGGGGTTGACAAATAAAATAGAAACAATGCGATTGGATGCAAGTCAAGTTCATGAAACATTTGGTCCCGATAGCTTTGATAAAATATTGGTGGATGCTCCATGTTCCGGAATAGGGCTTATCCGTCGTAAGCCAGATATTCGTTACAATAAAGCTGCAATGGATTTTGATTCGTTGAAACATATTCAATTGCGAATATTAGACAGTGTTTGCCAAACTCTGAAAATAGGTGGTATAATAACCTATAGTACTTGTACGATTATTGCCAAGGAAAACCAAGAGGTGATTCAGGAGTTTTTGGCCAATCATCCGAATTTTGAGCAGGTGCCTCTTGAGCATCCTCTGCCGGATATTGTAGTGGATGGTTGTTTATTGATTACACCGGAGCTATATGAGACAGATGGATTTTTCATTAGTAAAATAAGAAGAAAATCCTAG
- a CDS encoding Stp1/IreP family PP2C-type Ser/Thr phosphatase, with protein MEIALLTDVGLKRSNNQDYVNRYTNRAGIDLIVLADGMGGHRAGHIASEMTATDLGIAWVDTQLSTLNDVREWMVHVIEQENKKIHELGQTEEYKGMGTTLEAVVIIDNQMIFAHVGDSRIGLIRNGEYTRLTNDHSLVGALVRAGQLTEEEAQRHPQKNIVTQSIGQADPVEPDIALKTLEAGDFIVVNSDGLTNMVSVEDIRDIVLSEVALESKVETLIRFANNAGGLDNITVALLHVTEEAH; from the coding sequence ATGGAAATTGCATTATTAACTGATGTGGGACTTAAACGTTCAAACAACCAAGATTACGTGAATCGGTATACCAATAGAGCTGGGATTGATTTAATTGTGTTGGCAGATGGTATGGGTGGGCATAGAGCGGGACATATTGCTAGTGAAATGACAGCAACTGACCTCGGAATCGCTTGGGTTGATACTCAATTATCAACATTGAATGATGTTCGCGAATGGATGGTCCATGTCATTGAACAAGAGAATAAAAAAATCCATGAATTGGGACAAACCGAAGAATACAAAGGGATGGGTACAACTTTAGAAGCTGTTGTCATTATCGATAATCAAATGATTTTTGCTCACGTTGGAGATTCACGTATTGGATTGATTCGTAATGGTGAATATACTCGCCTTACAAATGACCATTCTCTAGTTGGAGCCTTGGTAAGAGCAGGTCAATTGACGGAGGAAGAAGCTCAACGCCATCCGCAAAAGAATATTGTTACTCAATCTATTGGTCAAGCAGATCCAGTTGAACCTGATATTGCTTTAAAGACGTTAGAGGCGGGTGATTTTATCGTTGTTAATAGCGATGGTTTGACCAATATGGTTTCAGTCGAAGATATACGAGATATTGTGCTTAGCGAGGTTGCGCTGGAGAGTAAGGTTGAGACCTTGATTCGATTTGCGAATAATGCCGGCGGTTTGGACAATATTACAGTTGCTCTTCTACACGTAACGGAGGAGGCGCACTAA
- a CDS encoding response regulator transcription factor produces MNTIRVMLIDDHEMVRLGLKSYLNLQQDVEVIAEAGDGEEGLTKALEVKPDVVVMDLVMPKMTGVEATLALLKEWPQAQIVILTSYLDNEKIYPVLEAGARGYMLKTSSADEILSAIRKVARGEYAIETEVEKKVEHHKRYPDLHEDLTAREREILTLLAKGYDNQRIADESFISLKTVKTHVSNILSKLAVSDRTQAVVYAFQHGLVAQDEE; encoded by the coding sequence ATGAATACGATTCGAGTGATGTTGATTGATGACCATGAAATGGTCCGTTTAGGATTAAAAAGTTACTTAAATTTACAGCAAGATGTTGAGGTAATAGCGGAAGCTGGAGACGGTGAAGAAGGTTTAACAAAGGCACTTGAGGTCAAACCAGATGTCGTTGTGATGGACTTAGTTATGCCTAAAATGACTGGCGTCGAAGCTACTTTAGCATTGTTGAAGGAATGGCCTCAAGCACAAATTGTGATACTAACATCCTATTTAGATAATGAAAAGATTTACCCAGTGTTAGAAGCAGGTGCACGAGGCTATATGTTAAAAACCTCGAGTGCAGATGAAATTTTATCTGCGATTCGTAAAGTTGCGCGTGGAGAATATGCAATCGAAACTGAGGTTGAGAAAAAAGTGGAGCATCACAAGCGTTACCCAGATTTACATGAGGACTTGACGGCTCGCGAGCGTGAAATATTAACCCTTTTAGCAAAGGGGTATGATAATCAACGAATTGCTGATGAATCCTTTATTTCTTTGAAGACGGTCAAAACTCACGTATCTAATATTTTATCTAAGCTAGCGGTTAGTGATCGGACACAAGCAGTTGTTTATGCGTTTCAGCATGGTCTTGTAGCACAAGATGAAGAATAG
- a CDS encoding YigZ family protein produces MKEFKTIKKDGLVEEEIKKSRFICFMKRVTSEEEARDFINKIKKEHYKANHNCSAFILGESMETKRSSDDGEPSGTAGVPMLTVLENHQLTNVVAVVTRYFGGIKLGAGGLIRAYAGAVANAVKNIGIVEVKEQEGISIVMSYTQYQEFANWRAEQGLEEFDTQFTTEVSSMVFVDKDCLEQTLASLTEFYHGKITAEKTNSRIVEVPIY; encoded by the coding sequence ATGAAAGAATTTAAGACAATTAAAAAAGATGGTCTGGTTGAGGAAGAAATTAAGAAATCCCGCTTTATCTGCTTTATGAAACGAGTGACTAGCGAGGAGGAAGCTCGCGACTTTATCAACAAGATAAAAAAAGAACACTACAAAGCTAACCATAACTGCTCTGCTTTCATCCTTGGAGAAAGTATGGAAACCAAGCGTTCCTCAGATGATGGGGAGCCCTCTGGAACAGCCGGCGTACCCATGCTAACCGTTTTAGAAAACCACCAGTTGACAAATGTCGTAGCTGTCGTCACTCGGTATTTCGGAGGCATAAAATTAGGGGCGGGTGGTCTCATTCGTGCCTACGCAGGAGCAGTGGCTAATGCAGTAAAAAATATTGGAATTGTAGAAGTCAAGGAACAAGAAGGAATTTCTATTGTTATGTCCTACACCCAATATCAAGAGTTTGCCAATTGGCGAGCAGAGCAGGGCTTAGAAGAATTTGATACCCAGTTTACTACTGAAGTTTCATCCATGGTTTTTGTGGATAAGGATTGTTTAGAGCAAACCTTGGCAAGTCTAACTGAATTTTACCATGGAAAAATAACCGCAGAAAAAACCAACTCTCGAATTGTTGAGGTCCCAATCTATTAA
- a CDS encoding sensor histidine kinase: MKRRTYFLLVWLSALIVLVVIASVLPLLNYSLLNPSLWVSTNQFIMTIVLLIIVLSLFLGILVQTVSLISTQVMRLKLQAILKNKSIRDNHEEDPLLLQLSDKVKTLTRQVQLLDNQDLVNREEIVEGERKRIARDLHDTVSQELFATSMILSGLSSNIASLPQETVQEQLVLVKDMIESAQRDLRILLLHLRPSELESKTLVEGFELILREVSDKSSIVVHFQHEVSELPKLIEEHLFRIAQEIISNTLRHAKAKHLDVYLLQKETELQLKMTDDGIGFQQGADDELSYGLQNIRERVEDMAGTIKIRTAPNKGVAIDIRIPLLKGKEDEYDSSDVD, encoded by the coding sequence ATTAAAAGAAGAACCTATTTTCTGCTTGTTTGGCTATCAGCACTGATTGTATTAGTTGTCATTGCATCCGTATTACCATTGTTGAATTATTCGTTATTGAATCCGTCTCTCTGGGTTTCTACGAATCAATTTATAATGACAATCGTTCTATTGATTATTGTGCTGAGCCTTTTTTTGGGAATTTTGGTCCAAACAGTATCCCTCATATCCACTCAAGTAATGCGCTTGAAATTGCAGGCAATTTTGAAAAACAAGTCGATTAGGGACAACCATGAAGAAGATCCCCTTTTATTACAATTATCTGATAAAGTTAAAACTTTAACTAGACAGGTTCAATTGTTAGATAATCAAGACTTGGTAAACCGTGAAGAGATTGTCGAGGGGGAAAGAAAAAGGATTGCAAGGGATTTGCATGATACGGTTAGTCAAGAATTGTTTGCGACGAGTATGATTTTGTCTGGTCTTTCATCTAATATTGCCTCGCTTCCACAAGAAACAGTTCAGGAACAGTTGGTTTTAGTAAAGGATATGATTGAGTCTGCTCAAAGAGATTTAAGGATATTATTGCTTCATCTACGTCCAAGTGAACTTGAAAGTAAGACCTTAGTAGAAGGATTTGAACTGATATTACGTGAAGTGAGCGATAAAAGTAGTATTGTTGTCCATTTTCAACATGAAGTAAGTGAATTACCAAAGTTAATAGAAGAACACCTTTTCCGTATTGCACAGGAGATCATTAGCAATACGTTGCGGCATGCCAAAGCCAAGCATTTGGATGTGTACTTATTGCAAAAAGAGACAGAGTTACAGTTGAAAATGACTGATGATGGTATTGGTTTTCAACAGGGTGCTGATGATGAATTGAGTTACGGATTACAAAATATACGTGAGCGGGTTGAGGATATGGCTGGGACGATTAAAATTCGCACGGCTCCGAATAAGGGGGTTGCCATTGATATTCGTATCCCTCTATTGAAAGGAAAAGAAGATGAATACGATTCGAGTGATGTTGATTGA
- a CDS encoding bifunctional Cof-type HAD-IIB family hydrolase/peptidylprolyl isomerase, translating to MDAKLKYRAKKIKIVFFDIDDTLRVKTTGYMPESIQQVFKSLKEKGILTGIASGRTPYGIVPEIKALQPDYFAMINGSYVENAKGQVVYHQPMSSELVKSVIDWTKEVGIEYGLLGSKKGTLSARTDRISQVIDLIYDGLETAPEFYKGNDIYQMLTFENDGQKVELPAQLQEDLRTVRWDAISSDIVLKDSSKATGVAKIVEKLGLKPENVLVFGDELNDIELFEYAGIAIAMGHSHPELQKRADYITKKVEEDGIFDALEKLGMVEKEKNYPQLDVANAEGPIAHIKTNHGVLNVKLFPEIAPKTVANFVALSKDGYYDGIIFHRIIKDFMIQGGDPTGTGMGGESIYGSSFEDEFSMEAFNLRGALSMANAGPNTNGSQFFIVQNQHFPYNAKELERGGWPKQIAEAYVDNGGTPHLDQRHTVFGHLMDTASFDVLDTIAAVATDSADRPHEDVVIEIIEIED from the coding sequence TTGGATGCAAAATTAAAATATAGAGCCAAAAAAATCAAGATAGTCTTTTTTGATATTGATGATACACTTCGGGTTAAAACCACTGGATATATGCCAGAATCTATTCAGCAGGTTTTTAAATCCTTGAAAGAAAAGGGTATTCTAACAGGAATTGCCTCTGGTCGTACACCATATGGAATAGTGCCAGAAATTAAGGCATTGCAACCGGATTATTTTGCCATGATTAATGGCTCATATGTTGAAAATGCCAAAGGCCAAGTAGTCTACCATCAACCAATGTCTTCTGAGTTGGTGAAGTCTGTAATAGACTGGACGAAGGAAGTTGGTATTGAATATGGATTACTAGGTAGTAAAAAAGGAACTCTATCAGCTCGGACCGATCGGATTAGTCAAGTGATTGATTTGATTTATGATGGCCTAGAAACCGCCCCTGAATTTTACAAGGGGAATGATATTTATCAAATGTTGACCTTTGAAAATGATGGACAAAAAGTCGAGTTGCCAGCTCAATTGCAGGAAGATTTGCGAACGGTTCGTTGGGATGCTATTTCATCAGATATTGTTTTAAAAGATTCCTCTAAGGCAACTGGTGTGGCTAAAATAGTTGAAAAACTTGGTTTAAAACCAGAGAATGTTCTTGTTTTTGGGGATGAGCTCAATGACATTGAATTATTTGAGTATGCAGGGATTGCAATTGCAATGGGGCATTCACATCCAGAATTGCAAAAACGTGCTGATTATATTACAAAAAAAGTAGAAGAAGATGGCATTTTTGATGCCTTGGAGAAATTAGGTATGGTCGAGAAAGAAAAAAACTATCCACAATTAGACGTGGCTAACGCTGAAGGTCCAATTGCACATATTAAGACGAATCATGGAGTTTTAAATGTAAAACTTTTCCCTGAGATTGCTCCAAAAACAGTGGCAAACTTTGTAGCTCTTTCTAAGGATGGCTATTATGATGGTATTATTTTCCATCGGATTATCAAAGATTTCATGATTCAAGGTGGAGATCCAACTGGAACTGGTATGGGTGGTGAATCAATCTATGGTAGTTCATTCGAAGATGAGTTTTCAATGGAAGCCTTTAACCTTCGTGGTGCCCTCTCAATGGCAAATGCCGGACCAAATACCAATGGCAGTCAATTCTTTATTGTCCAAAATCAACACTTTCCTTATAATGCAAAAGAGTTAGAACGTGGTGGATGGCCAAAACAAATTGCTGAAGCATATGTTGACAATGGTGGAACACCGCATTTAGATCAACGGCATACAGTATTTGGACATTTAATGGATACAGCATCATTTGATGTATTAGATACCATTGCAGCGGTGGCGACGGATTCAGCAGATCGACCGCATGAAGATGTTGTGATTGAGATAATCGAGATTGAGGATTAA
- a CDS encoding S1 RNA-binding domain-containing protein encodes MKIGDKVKGTVTGIQPYGAFVDLDNGQTGLIHISEIKTGFVDNIFDYLKLGQEVFVQVVDYDEYSGKASLSTRTLEEEQQKIPRHHRFTNERHKIGFAPLAKHLPTWIKETKEFLDKTKKA; translated from the coding sequence ATGAAAATCGGTGATAAGGTTAAAGGGACAGTTACGGGTATTCAACCGTACGGGGCCTTTGTAGATTTGGACAATGGTCAAACTGGGCTCATTCATATTTCTGAAATTAAGACTGGATTTGTTGATAATATATTTGATTATCTTAAACTAGGTCAGGAAGTGTTTGTACAGGTTGTTGATTATGATGAATATTCAGGAAAAGCGAGTTTATCTACTCGCACACTTGAAGAAGAACAACAAAAAATTCCTCGTCATCACCGTTTTACGAATGAACGTCATAAAATAGGGTTTGCTCCGTTAGCCAAACATTTGCCAACATGGATTAAGGAAACAAAAGAATTTTTAGATAAAACGAAAAAGGCTTAG
- the liaF gene encoding cell wall-active antibiotics response protein LiaF — protein MWKIRIFLLLESVLFTLALFDVVANEASRTLLLMAILLLVIWNFLGRELSSVLLISAVSLIFLVFVLNPFFIIGIMMLVVYMLVNFFSRYEKRNQYTHIIFDDHALVAQKEKNRWFGGQNHSQDRYGFEDINIVRLFGNDVVDLDQTVLVGRDNIVVIRKTFGKTKIILPIDVEISVSASSIYGRVQFLDLSFWDLRNESISIASPGYRDSHKRVKVVVNSLFGDVEVIRV, from the coding sequence ATGTGGAAAATTAGAATATTTCTACTTTTAGAGAGTGTTCTGTTCACTCTAGCCTTGTTCGATGTGGTGGCAAATGAAGCAAGTAGAACACTATTATTGATGGCTATACTGCTTCTTGTGATTTGGAATTTTTTAGGAAGAGAGCTCAGTAGCGTCCTATTAATTAGCGCAGTCTCTTTAATATTTTTAGTATTTGTATTAAATCCGTTCTTTATCATTGGCATAATGATGCTCGTGGTGTATATGTTGGTGAACTTCTTTTCACGATATGAAAAACGAAATCAGTATACTCATATTATTTTTGATGATCATGCATTGGTTGCCCAAAAAGAAAAAAATAGGTGGTTTGGTGGCCAAAACCATTCGCAGGATCGGTATGGATTTGAAGATATTAATATTGTCCGTCTCTTTGGTAACGATGTAGTTGACTTAGACCAAACAGTACTTGTTGGTCGCGATAATATTGTTGTTATACGCAAAACATTTGGAAAAACAAAAATTATTTTGCCTATCGATGTTGAAATTTCTGTATCTGCTTCAAGCATATATGGTCGTGTTCAATTTTTAGATCTCTCTTTTTGGGATTTGCGAAATGAAAGTATTTCTATAGCTAGCCCAGGTTATCGTGATTCACATAAACGGGTAAAAGTAGTAGTCAATAGTCTGTTTGGTGATGTGGAGGTAATCCGCGTATGA
- a CDS encoding IS630 family transposase (programmed frameshift), producing the protein MAYSLDFRKKVLAYCEKTGSITEASVVFDISRNTIYQWLKLMESTGELHHQVKGTKPRKVDREKLKNYLEAHPDAFLTEIASEFGCHPTAIHYALKAMGYTPKKKSCTYYEQDPEKVNQFLKEFNNLSHLTPVYIDETGFETYFHREYGRSLKGQLITGQVSGRRFQRLSLVAGLINGEIIAPMTYKETMTSDFFEAWFKTFLLPTLDRPSVIIMDNARFHRMSKLKELCKEQGHRLLPLPPYSPEYNPIEKTWAQIKKHLRKVLPNCDTFLEALLSCSCFN; encoded by the exons ATGGCATATTCATTAGATTTTCGTAAAAAAGTTCTCGCATACTGTGAGAAAACCGGCAGTATTACTGAAGCATCTGTTGTTTTCGATATTTCCCGCAACACCATCTATCAATGGCTAAAATTAATGGAGAGTACAGGCGAGCTTCATCACCAAGTTAAGGGAACCAAACCAAGAAAAGTTGATAGAGAAAAATTAAAGAACTATCTTGAAGCTCATCCAGATGCTTTTTTGACTGAAATAGCTTCTGAATTTGGCTGTCATCCAACAGCTATTCATTACGCTCTCAAAGCTATGGGGTATACTC CGAAAAAAAAGAGCTGTACCTACTATGAACAAGACCCTGAGAAAGTAAATCAGTTCCTTAAAGAATTTAATAACTTAAGTCACTTGACACCTGTTTATATTGACGAGACAGGGTTTGAGACATATTTTCATCGAGAATATGGTCGATCTTTGAAAGGTCAGTTGATCACTGGTCAGGTCTCTGGAAGAAGATTCCAGCGGCTATCTTTAGTCGCAGGTCTTATAAACGGTGAGATTATAGCCCCAATGACCTACAAAGAAACCATGACTAGTGACTTTTTCGAAGCTTGGTTTAAAACATTCTTACTACCCACTTTAGATAGACCATCTGTTATCATTATGGACAATGCAAGGTTTCATCGGATGAGTAAGCTAAAAGAGTTATGCAAGGAGCAGGGTCATAGACTTTTACCACTTCCTCCTTACTCACCTGAGTATAATCCCATTGAGAAAACATGGGCTCAAATTAAAAAACACCTCAGAAAAGTATTGCCAAATTGCGATACTTTTCTTGAGGCACTTTTGTCCTGTTCTTGTTTCAATTAA
- the cysK gene encoding cysteine synthase A, translated as MAIYQNITQLVGNTPIIKLNNIVPEGAAEVYVKLEAFNPGSSVKDRIALAMIEDAEKAGTIKPGDTIVEPTSGNTGIGLAWVGAAKGYKVIIVMPETMSIERRKIIQAYGADLVLTPGSEGMKGAIAKAQEIAKEKNGWVPFQFANPSNPKIHEDTTGQEILEDFGPAGLDAFISGVGTGGTVSGVSHVLRAANPNIAVYAVEADESAVLSGEAPGPHKIQGISAGFIPDTLDTDSYDGIIRVKSDDALATGRAIGGQEGFLVGISSGAAIHAAIEVAKELGAGKKVLAILADNGERYLSTALYEFND; from the coding sequence ATGGCTATTTATCAAAATATTACTCAATTAGTAGGAAACACACCAATTATTAAACTCAACAATATCGTACCTGAAGGTGCGGCAGAAGTCTATGTTAAGTTGGAAGCTTTTAACCCTGGTTCTTCTGTTAAAGATCGCATTGCTTTGGCAATGATTGAAGATGCAGAAAAAGCTGGTACTATCAAACCAGGTGATACAATTGTAGAGCCAACAAGTGGTAATACCGGAATCGGACTTGCATGGGTTGGTGCGGCAAAAGGTTATAAAGTGATTATTGTTATGCCTGAAACAATGAGTATTGAGCGTCGCAAAATTATCCAAGCTTATGGGGCTGATTTAGTACTTACTCCCGGTAGCGAAGGTATGAAAGGTGCAATTGCTAAAGCACAAGAAATTGCTAAAGAAAAAAATGGTTGGGTCCCATTCCAGTTTGCCAATCCTTCAAATCCAAAAATTCATGAAGATACAACAGGACAGGAAATTTTGGAAGATTTTGGTCCAGCTGGGTTAGACGCTTTTATATCTGGCGTTGGTACCGGAGGTACCGTAAGTGGCGTTTCTCATGTTTTGAGAGCTGCCAATCCTAACATTGCTGTATATGCTGTAGAAGCTGATGAGTCCGCTGTTCTTTCCGGCGAAGCACCTGGCCCACATAAGATTCAGGGAATTTCAGCTGGTTTCATTCCAGATACTTTGGATACCGATTCATACGACGGTATCATTCGAGTAAAATCTGATGATGCTTTAGCTACTGGACGTGCCATCGGTGGACAAGAAGGTTTCCTTGTTGGTATTTCATCTGGTGCAGCGATACACGCAGCTATTGAAGTTGCCAAGGAATTAGGTGCAGGCAAAAAAGTTTTAGCAATTTTGGCAGATAATGGCGAACGCTATTTATCAACTGCACTTTACGAATTTAATGACTAA